A region from the Streptomyces tsukubensis genome encodes:
- a CDS encoding isochorismatase family protein, producing MRRALIVVDVQNDFCEGGSLAVAGGAQVAAAITELIGESTAGYRHVVATRDHHIDPGDHFSDTPDYETSWPVHCVAGTEGAGFHPNFAPAVASGAVEAVFDKGAYAAAYSGFEGADENGNGLASWLREHGVTEVDVVGVATDHCVRATALDATKEGFTTRVLLDLTAAVSAERTAWVLPELREAGVELTGEPVS from the coding sequence ATGCGCCGCGCCCTGATCGTCGTCGATGTCCAGAACGATTTCTGCGAGGGCGGCAGCCTCGCGGTCGCGGGAGGTGCGCAGGTCGCGGCGGCGATCACCGAGCTGATCGGGGAGAGCACGGCCGGCTACCGCCATGTGGTGGCCACCCGTGACCACCACATCGACCCGGGCGACCACTTCTCCGACACGCCCGACTACGAGACGTCCTGGCCGGTCCACTGCGTCGCGGGCACCGAGGGCGCGGGCTTCCACCCGAACTTCGCGCCCGCGGTGGCCTCCGGCGCCGTCGAGGCCGTTTTCGACAAGGGCGCCTACGCCGCCGCGTACAGCGGTTTCGAGGGGGCGGACGAGAACGGCAACGGGCTCGCGTCCTGGCTGCGGGAGCACGGGGTCACCGAGGTGGACGTGGTGGGCGTCGCCACGGACCACTGCGTCCGGGCGACCGCGCTCGACGCAACGAAGGAAGGTTTCACCACCCGGGTGCTGCTGGACCTCACCGCGGCCGTCTCCGCGGAGCGGACGGCGTGGGTGCTGCCGGAGCTGCGGGAGGCCGGTGTCGAGCTGACCGGCGAGCCCGTCTCGTAG
- a CDS encoding immune inhibitor A domain-containing protein, producing the protein MTTTRNGRGRSFRASAVVVALAATAATVSAYGTAQAEDAGARPALSAAAAVSPAAEVQRRDPAPAKDHVDHDLDGPFSKQQAQQRETALEQVISGESTVEQRGASKVVKLDKGKYVELGREKTDKIFTILVEFGDKVDDTTLYDPDGPEGPQPPVRQYGGTPGPLHNTIKEPDRTKDNATDWKADYNRTHFQDLYFGTGKDAQGQPKQSVKTYFEKASSGRYSVDGTVSDWVKVEWNEARYGSNFCGESNCKNVWDAVRDGVNAWVADQKARGRTDAQITADLRQYDVWDRYDFDNDGNFNESDGYIDHFQFVHAGEDESAGGGAQGTDAIWAHRWYAYGDDNGSTGPGNNKAGGTQIGTTGIWVGDYTVQPENGGLGVFAHEYGHDLGLPDLYDYSGRGENSTGFWSLMSSGSWLGRGKNAIGDLPGDMTAWDKLQLGWLNYTKAKAATDSVHTLGVQAYNTKRPQALIVELPKKPGTTPVVKPAEGTRQWWSDMGDDLRNTLTRTVDLTGKSSASLSLSAWWQIEAGYDYLYTEVSTDNGATWNAIDGTADGRPITRDAGDKPALTGRSGAHRALVFPLDAYAGKKIGLRFQYRTDGATAEKGFTADAITVTADGAPLFTDGAETDDAGWTKAGFSRIGESITKDYEQYYIAENRQYVSYDKGLEIGAYNFGFPAPKNRWVEHFPYQNGLMIWYWDTFQLDNNTGVHPGAGQILPIDANPEPLRWSDGTLMRNRIQTFDSTFSTRPYDAVTLHKAGVPTKIPSRPGRSVFDDRKGVYWYAENPTGSVKVTDTNTKISIVKEPRSGETITVKVGPSTK; encoded by the coding sequence GTGACCACCACCAGAAACGGCCGCGGCCGGTCCTTCAGGGCCTCCGCGGTCGTCGTCGCGCTCGCCGCGACGGCCGCCACGGTCTCGGCGTACGGCACCGCGCAAGCAGAGGACGCCGGAGCCCGGCCGGCTCTCTCCGCCGCGGCTGCCGTGTCCCCGGCCGCGGAAGTCCAGCGCCGGGATCCGGCACCCGCCAAGGACCATGTGGACCACGATCTCGACGGGCCCTTCAGCAAGCAGCAGGCCCAGCAGCGCGAGACCGCACTCGAACAGGTCATCAGCGGTGAGTCGACCGTCGAGCAGCGCGGTGCGTCCAAGGTCGTCAAGCTCGACAAGGGGAAGTACGTCGAGCTGGGCCGGGAGAAGACCGACAAGATCTTCACGATCCTGGTGGAGTTCGGCGACAAGGTCGACGACACCACGCTGTACGACCCCGACGGGCCCGAGGGCCCGCAGCCGCCGGTCAGGCAGTACGGCGGCACCCCCGGCCCGCTGCACAACACGATCAAAGAGCCGGACCGTACCAAGGACAACGCCACCGACTGGAAGGCGGACTACAACCGCACCCACTTCCAGGACCTCTACTTCGGCACCGGCAAGGACGCCCAGGGGCAGCCCAAGCAGTCGGTGAAGACGTACTTCGAGAAGGCGTCCTCCGGCCGCTACTCCGTCGACGGCACGGTCTCCGACTGGGTCAAGGTCGAGTGGAACGAGGCCCGCTACGGCTCCAACTTCTGCGGCGAGAGCAACTGCAAGAACGTCTGGGACGCGGTGCGCGACGGCGTCAACGCCTGGGTCGCCGACCAGAAGGCACGCGGCCGCACCGACGCGCAGATCACCGCGGACCTCCGGCAGTACGACGTCTGGGACCGCTACGACTTCGACAACGACGGCAACTTCAACGAGTCCGACGGCTATATCGACCACTTCCAGTTCGTGCACGCGGGCGAGGACGAGTCCGCGGGCGGCGGAGCCCAGGGCACCGACGCCATCTGGGCCCACCGCTGGTACGCGTACGGCGACGACAACGGCAGCACCGGCCCCGGGAACAACAAGGCCGGCGGCACGCAGATCGGCACCACCGGGATCTGGGTCGGTGACTACACCGTCCAGCCGGAGAACGGCGGACTCGGCGTCTTCGCCCACGAGTACGGACACGACCTGGGCCTCCCGGATCTCTACGACTACTCCGGGCGCGGCGAGAACTCCACCGGCTTCTGGAGCCTGATGTCCTCCGGCTCCTGGCTGGGCCGCGGCAAGAACGCCATCGGAGACCTCCCCGGCGATATGACCGCCTGGGACAAACTCCAGCTCGGGTGGCTCAACTACACCAAGGCCAAGGCGGCCACCGACTCCGTCCACACCCTCGGGGTCCAGGCCTACAACACCAAGCGGCCGCAGGCGCTGATCGTCGAACTGCCGAAGAAGCCCGGCACCACCCCGGTCGTCAAGCCCGCAGAGGGCACCCGGCAGTGGTGGAGCGACATGGGCGACGACCTGCGCAACACCCTCACCCGGACCGTCGATCTGACCGGCAAGTCGTCCGCATCGCTGAGCCTGTCGGCCTGGTGGCAGATCGAAGCCGGCTACGACTACCTCTACACCGAGGTCTCCACGGACAACGGCGCCACCTGGAACGCGATCGACGGGACCGCCGACGGCCGGCCGATCACCCGGGACGCGGGCGACAAGCCCGCCCTGACCGGGCGTTCCGGCGCGCACCGCGCCCTGGTCTTCCCGCTGGACGCCTACGCCGGGAAGAAGATAGGCCTCCGCTTCCAGTACCGCACGGACGGCGCGACCGCCGAGAAGGGCTTCACCGCGGACGCGATCACCGTCACGGCGGACGGCGCGCCCCTCTTCACCGACGGCGCCGAGACCGACGACGCGGGCTGGACGAAGGCCGGCTTCAGCCGGATCGGAGAGTCCATCACCAAGGACTACGAGCAGTACTACATCGCAGAGAACCGCCAGTACGTCTCGTACGACAAGGGGCTGGAGATCGGCGCGTACAACTTCGGCTTCCCCGCGCCGAAGAACCGCTGGGTGGAGCACTTCCCGTACCAGAACGGACTGATGATCTGGTACTGGGACACCTTCCAGCTGGACAACAACACCGGGGTGCACCCGGGCGCGGGCCAGATTCTGCCGATCGACGCGAATCCCGAACCGCTGCGGTGGTCCGACGGTACGCTGATGCGCAACCGGATCCAGACCTTCGACTCGACGTTCTCGACCCGGCCGTACGACGCCGTCACCCTCCACAAGGCCGGCGTGCCGACGAAGATCCCGTCCCGCCCCGGCCGGAGCGTCTTCGACGACCGCAAGGGCGTCTACTGGTACGCGGAGAACCCGACGGGCAGCGTGAAGGTTACTGACACCAACACCAAGATTTCGATCGTGAAGGAACCGCGCAGCGGTGAAACGATCACGGTAAAGGTCGGTCCGTCGACCAAATAA
- the clpS gene encoding ATP-dependent Clp protease adapter ClpS: protein MVQVSVAPTEIERPESAEQSFAVPEPDVPWVTLVHNDPVNLMSYVTYVFQAYFGYSKDKARKLMLDVHHKGRAVVSSGSREEMERDVQAMHGYGLWATLSQDRT from the coding sequence ATGGTTCAGGTGAGTGTTGCTCCCACTGAGATCGAACGCCCCGAATCGGCGGAGCAGAGCTTCGCCGTTCCCGAGCCCGACGTGCCGTGGGTGACGCTCGTCCACAACGACCCCGTGAATCTGATGAGCTACGTCACCTATGTCTTCCAGGCGTACTTCGGATACTCCAAGGACAAGGCGCGCAAACTGATGCTCGACGTCCACCACAAGGGACGCGCCGTGGTCTCCAGCGGCAGCCGCGAGGAGATGGAGCGCGATGTGCAGGCGATGCACGGGTACGGCCTGTGGGCGACCCTCTCCCAGGACCGCACCTGA
- a CDS encoding RDD family protein gives MSNDQPPPSGWGDPERDRPRDDDPFAKRPPEPGGQSGGSGPPPPPPPPGGQEPPPPPPGPPPGSPYGPGQSGGPYGGAGGTPPPPYGGSPYGGGPYGGTPDPLAGMPPLADFGRRLAARVIDALIIFIPLFIISLFAGGWSSGGSGDDWNDITSDINTGRQWLWSLISLVAYVGYDTIMVSRTGQTVGKKLLKLRVAMLNDGSTPHTGAAFTRAAVLWVPALVCCFCVWWLIIIITILADKPYRQGLHDKAAKTVVVTVPEGSVPGTGPGTGPGTGV, from the coding sequence ATGAGCAACGACCAGCCACCGCCCTCCGGCTGGGGGGACCCAGAACGCGACCGGCCCCGCGACGACGACCCCTTCGCCAAGCGGCCGCCCGAGCCGGGCGGGCAGAGCGGCGGTTCCGGGCCTCCGCCGCCCCCGCCCCCGCCGGGGGGCCAGGAGCCGCCTCCGCCTCCGCCGGGCCCGCCGCCGGGTTCGCCGTACGGCCCGGGCCAGAGCGGCGGGCCCTACGGCGGCGCGGGCGGGACGCCCCCGCCCCCGTACGGCGGCAGCCCCTACGGCGGCGGACCGTACGGAGGGACCCCCGACCCCCTCGCGGGCATGCCGCCGCTCGCCGACTTCGGCCGGCGCCTCGCCGCCCGGGTGATCGACGCGCTGATCATCTTCATTCCGCTCTTCATCATCTCGCTGTTCGCGGGCGGCTGGTCGTCCGGCGGCAGCGGTGACGACTGGAACGACATCACCAGCGATATCAACACCGGCCGCCAGTGGCTCTGGTCGCTGATCTCGCTGGTCGCGTACGTCGGCTACGACACGATCATGGTGAGCAGGACCGGTCAGACCGTCGGCAAGAAGCTGCTGAAGCTGCGCGTCGCCATGCTCAACGACGGCAGTACGCCGCACACCGGCGCGGCCTTCACCCGGGCCGCCGTGCTCTGGGTGCCCGCGCTGGTCTGCTGCTTCTGCGTCTGGTGGCTGATCATCATCATCACGATCCTGGCCGACAAGCCCTATCGGCAGGGTCTGCACGACAAGGCGGCCAAGACCGTGGTGGTCACCGTGCCGGAAGGATCCGTCCCGGGGACCGGACCAGGGACCGGGCCGGGCACCGGCGTCTGA
- a CDS encoding nicotinate phosphoribosyltransferase, with product MNTADLGLPVDVPSTALFTDQYEFTMLQAALRAGTAHRRSVFEVFTRRLPEGRRYGVVAGTGRVLDAVANFRFDADVIAFLREQDIVDSATLDWLASYRFSGDIQGYPEGEVYFPGSPILRVEGTFAECVLLETVILSILNHDSAIAAAASRMATAAGGRKLIEMGARRTHELAAVAASRAAYVGGFDSTSDLAAGFRYGIPTVGTSAHAFTLLHDSERDAFRAQVDSLGRGTTLLVDTYDVAEAVRTAVEIAGPELGAVRIDSGDLLLVAHRVRQQLDELGARHTRITVTSDLDEYAIASLAAAPVDAYGVGTQLVTGSGHPTCSMVYKLVARARGEGPDAPLEPVAKKSVGGKASVGGRKWAARRPDAEGVAEAEVVGTGPVPDGLVHHQLLVELVRGGEIVAREPLDVPRERHRAARGALPMSATQLSRGEPVLPTEYV from the coding sequence GTGAACACCGCTGACCTGGGGCTCCCGGTGGACGTCCCCTCCACGGCCCTCTTCACCGACCAGTACGAGTTCACGATGCTCCAGGCCGCGCTGCGGGCGGGCACCGCGCACCGCCGCTCCGTCTTCGAGGTCTTCACCCGGCGGCTGCCCGAGGGGCGGCGGTACGGGGTGGTCGCGGGCACCGGGCGGGTGCTGGACGCGGTCGCGAACTTCCGCTTCGACGCGGACGTCATCGCGTTCCTGCGCGAACAGGACATCGTGGACTCCGCGACGCTGGACTGGCTGGCCTCGTACCGCTTCAGCGGCGATATCCAGGGCTATCCGGAGGGCGAGGTCTACTTCCCCGGCTCCCCGATCCTGCGGGTCGAGGGCACCTTCGCCGAGTGCGTACTGCTGGAGACGGTGATCCTCTCCATCCTCAACCACGATTCGGCCATCGCGGCGGCCGCATCGCGGATGGCGACGGCGGCGGGCGGCCGGAAGCTGATCGAAATGGGCGCGCGCCGCACCCACGAGCTGGCGGCGGTGGCCGCGTCCCGTGCCGCGTACGTCGGCGGCTTCGACTCCACCTCCGATCTGGCGGCCGGATTCCGGTACGGGATCCCCACGGTCGGCACCAGCGCCCACGCCTTCACCCTGCTGCACGACAGCGAACGCGACGCCTTCCGGGCGCAGGTCGACTCCCTGGGGCGGGGTACGACCCTGCTGGTCGACACCTACGACGTGGCCGAGGCCGTCCGTACCGCGGTGGAGATCGCCGGGCCCGAGCTGGGTGCGGTACGCATCGACTCGGGGGATCTGCTGCTGGTCGCCCACCGGGTGCGGCAGCAGCTCGACGAGCTGGGCGCCCGGCACACCCGGATCACCGTCACCTCCGATCTGGACGAGTACGCGATCGCCTCCCTGGCTGCGGCCCCGGTGGACGCGTACGGGGTGGGAACCCAGCTCGTCACCGGCAGCGGGCACCCCACCTGCTCCATGGTCTACAAGCTGGTCGCCCGGGCCCGGGGCGAGGGGCCGGACGCGCCGCTGGAGCCGGTGGCGAAGAAGTCCGTGGGCGGGAAGGCGTCGGTCGGCGGGCGCAAGTGGGCCGCCCGGCGGCCGGACGCGGAGGGCGTCGCGGAGGCGGAGGTCGTCGGCACCGGACCGGTGCCGGACGGGCTGGTCCACCACCAGCTGCTGGTAGAGCTGGTACGGGGCGGCGAGATCGTGGCCCGGGAGCCGCTCGACGTACCGCGGGAACGGCACCGGGCGGCGCGGGGCGCGCTGCCGATGTCCGCGACGCAGCTGTCCCGGGGCGAGCCGGTGCTGCCGACGGAGTACGTCTGA